Proteins encoded together in one bacterium window:
- a CDS encoding site-specific integrase — MGIHQHGKSNSIKELLVKLARRENLEISEGDTTPFAIYASAWLERKKATLARSTYGDYRSIWRKYVLPFFGNTPLCRVTRLDVEAFLGSLPDISAKRKNNIMVPLKCLFNDACRREEIDEPPSENIRRLKETKPFIDPFSFQEMKLLLEHVDPRYGAYFTTAFMTGMRPNELIALKWSNVDFAMRCITVREGRVLGIEGPPKTMSSYRDIDMLDPLFEALRTHRQEAPAGTVYVFPGKTGRPLEVNNLRKRVWYPAITAAGLRRRTMYQARHTFASLMLSHGEDPLWVARMLGHTSLDMIFKHYGKYVRNRSRKDGGRFLEGFKAAGISYHPPLEDH, encoded by the coding sequence GTGGGCATCCATCAACATGGAAAATCAAATTCCATCAAGGAACTGCTGGTCAAGCTTGCCCGGCGGGAAAACCTGGAGATCTCCGAGGGGGACACCACCCCATTTGCCATTTACGCATCGGCCTGGCTGGAGAGGAAGAAGGCGACCCTTGCCCGCTCCACCTATGGCGATTACCGTTCGATCTGGAGGAAATATGTCCTCCCCTTTTTCGGGAACACGCCGCTTTGCCGGGTGACAAGGCTCGACGTGGAAGCGTTCCTCGGCAGCCTCCCGGACATCTCCGCCAAGCGGAAGAACAACATCATGGTCCCGCTGAAGTGTCTCTTCAACGATGCCTGCCGGCGCGAAGAGATCGATGAGCCCCCATCCGAGAATATCCGCCGGCTCAAGGAAACAAAGCCGTTCATCGACCCCTTCTCCTTCCAGGAAATGAAGCTCCTTCTGGAACACGTCGATCCCCGTTACGGGGCGTATTTCACGACCGCGTTTATGACGGGGATGCGGCCCAACGAGTTGATCGCGCTCAAATGGTCCAACGTGGATTTCGCGATGCGATGCATCACCGTCCGGGAAGGCCGCGTCCTCGGAATCGAAGGACCGCCCAAGACGATGTCCTCCTATCGCGACATCGACATGCTCGATCCGCTCTTCGAGGCGCTACGGACGCATCGACAGGAGGCTCCTGCAGGGACGGTGTACGTTTTCCCAGGGAAAACGGGCAGGCCTCTTGAAGTCAACAACCTGCGCAAAAGAGTCTGGTATCCAGCGATTACGGCGGCCGGATTGCGCCGGCGCACGATGTACCAGGCACGGCACACCTTCGCATCGCTTATGCTGAGCCACGGCGAGGATCCGCTCTGGGTGGCGCGCATGCTGGGACACACCAGCCTGGACATGATCTTTAAACATTACGGGAAGTACGTCCGGAACCGGTCCCGGAAGGACGGAGGAAGGTTTCTGGAGGGATTCAAGGCCGCCGGGATTTCATATCACCCTCCCCTCGAGGACCATTAG
- a CDS encoding ORF6N domain-containing protein, with protein MNPSLSGARRLCAAPAARHFKSGTVFEDCNGMIEVLRPQSDTLMSRLSAESIPQRILTIRGHRVMIDADLAEVYGVSTKALNQAVKRNANRFPVDFAFRLTAEEKAELVTICDRFLRLKHSTASPLAFTEHGVIMAANVMNSQRAIEGSVQVVRVFVKMREVMASHGKLSQRLSTLESKYDAHFRVVFDAIRALMTPTKTPRRRIGF; from the coding sequence GTGAACCCGTCGCTCTCCGGTGCCCGCCGTCTGTGCGCGGCACCTGCTGCCAGACATTTCAAATCAGGCACAGTATTTGAAGATTGCAACGGCATGATCGAGGTTTTGAGGCCACAATCCGACACATTGATGTCGCGCCTTTCGGCGGAAAGTATCCCCCAGCGGATCCTCACCATCCGGGGCCATCGCGTAATGATCGACGCAGACCTTGCTGAAGTATACGGCGTCTCGACGAAGGCCCTGAATCAGGCCGTAAAACGAAACGCAAACCGTTTCCCCGTGGATTTCGCCTTTCGGCTTACGGCGGAAGAAAAGGCCGAACTGGTCACAATTTGTGACCGGTTCCTCCGCCTGAAACATTCGACCGCTTCCCCCCTCGCCTTCACCGAACACGGTGTGATCATGGCGGCAAATGTGATGAATTCTCAGAGGGCCATCGAAGGAAGCGTCCAAGTCGTCCGAGTCTTCGTCAAAATGCGTGAGGTGATGGCATCGCATGGAAAACTCTCTCAGCGCCTCAGCACCCTCGAGAGCAAGTATGACGCACATTTTCGAGTGGTTTTCGACGCCATTCGAGCCTTGATGACACCAACGAAGACACCGCGTCGGCGGATCGGATTCTGA
- a CDS encoding site-specific integrase — translation MGIRKRGKHWIVDVRDGKGRRIRRSVGTSKAVAVLTEKDLQLKIARGQYLGIFDTNHTPFSEYAKEWLERKKMNVSQSTWRDYKSTLEVHALPHFGRMPLNQIRRRDVEEFLDKLGALSAKRKNNVMVPVKNIFNDAMRREDLRDNPCQLIRRFKEEKPLIDPFSFPEMKAFLDAVDPHYVAYFTTAFLSGMRPNEMLALKWLHVDFEMRCITIREGRVQGIEGPPKTLSSFRDVDMLEPLRQVLLQHRAVSPQDALYVFRNRHGNPLGVDNLRNKVWYPALKKAGLRMRTMYQTRHTFASLMLSHGEDPLWIARMLGHTTLQMVFQHYGKFIRNRARKDGLRFAQGLAEAGLVPSVPNLPEGPAVSAIPEKSAKPLPARPDEHSGLSMDSKVGHKLGTVVDFAQKKGLRFPVTP, via the coding sequence ATGGGCATAAGGAAACGAGGAAAGCACTGGATCGTCGATGTGCGCGACGGCAAGGGAAGGAGGATCCGCCGATCGGTGGGCACCTCCAAGGCCGTCGCGGTGTTGACGGAGAAGGACCTGCAGCTCAAGATCGCCCGGGGGCAGTACCTGGGGATCTTCGATACGAACCACACCCCCTTCTCCGAGTACGCAAAGGAGTGGCTGGAGAGGAAGAAGATGAACGTATCCCAATCCACATGGCGGGACTACAAGTCGACCCTGGAAGTCCACGCCCTTCCGCACTTCGGGAGGATGCCGCTGAACCAGATCCGGCGGCGCGACGTCGAGGAGTTTCTCGACAAGCTGGGAGCGCTCTCCGCAAAACGGAAGAACAACGTCATGGTACCGGTGAAGAACATCTTCAACGACGCCATGCGCCGGGAGGATCTGCGGGACAACCCGTGTCAGCTCATCCGCCGGTTCAAGGAGGAGAAGCCTCTCATCGACCCGTTCTCCTTCCCGGAGATGAAGGCGTTCCTGGACGCCGTCGATCCGCACTACGTTGCCTATTTCACGACGGCGTTTTTATCCGGGATGCGGCCCAACGAGATGCTGGCGCTGAAGTGGCTCCACGTAGATTTTGAGATGCGCTGCATCACGATCCGGGAGGGACGCGTCCAGGGGATCGAGGGCCCGCCCAAGACGTTGTCCTCCTTCCGGGACGTCGACATGCTCGAACCGCTCCGCCAGGTCCTTCTGCAGCACCGGGCCGTCTCTCCGCAGGACGCCCTGTACGTCTTTCGGAACCGGCACGGCAACCCGCTGGGCGTCGACAACCTGCGCAACAAGGTCTGGTATCCGGCGCTCAAAAAAGCGGGCTTACGAATGCGCACGATGTATCAGACGCGTCACACGTTCGCCAGCTTGATGCTCTCCCACGGTGAGGATCCGCTCTGGATCGCGCGGATGCTGGGGCACACGACGCTTCAGATGGTGTTCCAGCATTACGGGAAATTCATCCGGAACCGTGCGCGCAAGGACGGACTGCGATTCGCCCAGGGGCTCGCGGAGGCAGGGCTCGTTCCAAGTGTGCCCAACTTACCCGAAGGTCCTGCTGTATCCGCAATTCCGGAAAAATCGGCGAAGCCGCTCCCCGCAAGGCCTGACGAACATTCGGGATTATCGATGGATTCGAAAGTTGGGCACAAATTGGGCACAGTCGTCGATTTTGCGCAAAAAAAGGGGCTACGGTTTCCCGTAACCCCTTGA
- a CDS encoding helix-turn-helix domain-containing protein, whose translation METTKSPQDDYRQDDRPPAGKLLGKVSARPQAILWNTPELAAYLNVKEGTIRYWVHIGYIPYVKFQSLVRFRKTDIDAWLDNRTAPGRMTTAKKISEEIVEDILNRPRRGRAPRAKT comes from the coding sequence ATGGAAACCACAAAGTCCCCGCAGGACGATTACAGGCAAGACGACAGACCACCGGCTGGGAAATTGCTGGGGAAGGTATCGGCCCGGCCGCAGGCGATTCTCTGGAATACACCAGAACTCGCCGCGTATCTGAACGTGAAGGAGGGCACGATCCGGTACTGGGTTCACATCGGATACATCCCCTACGTCAAGTTCCAGAGCCTGGTCCGCTTCCGGAAGACGGACATCGACGCCTGGCTGGATAATCGAACAGCCCCGGGACGCATGACGACCGCGAAGAAGATCAGCGAGGAGATCGTGGAAGATATCCTGAACAGGCCTCGCAGGGGGAGAGCCCCACGTGCCAAGACATAA